AAACACCATGAGTTGAACATTAATTCCTACTTGGGGTGCTGAGAGGCCAATGCCATCAGTTCTGCGGAAAAGGAAGCCAACAAGTATTGTTCACACTCCTGTAAATAGCAAGGATTGTTCATAAGAATCTAACTCTATATTCTATAAAACCTAATCACAGAACCATTCAATTCAAACACAGTAAACTGTTTCAGTGAATGAGTTTATTGAACCTCATGACCAGCAATAGTTCACTTCAGATTAAGTGGAAAACTACAAAAGGGGCAGCAATACTTCACTTCAGATTAAGTAAACAAGTCTACAAAACTAAAGATTTGATTTGGTGTTTCAAAAGATTACTAACAACAATTTTAGTATACAGTTCACCAAAATTATAAGCTCCAAAGAGATCCAAAAGGTGAAATCGGATTAGAGTAGCCACCCCCAGAAAGGATGAGGCCAATGCCGAGAATCATTAAGTGAGATTTACAACAGCACCATTAAGTGGTAAGtcaagaaaatttcaattttttactcttcttcaCAGGTTGCAAGAGGATTTCAGCCAATAGATATGAAAGAGGAAAGCAATATGAACCcttctaaatttttattcctACATCTTTTAATTACCttcatgaaaaattttaaataaatactcTCAAAGCAAAGTTTTTGGCTTCCAATGAGTTATAGCACAttgggtgcatgtgtaacttaccaataaaaaaaaaagcaaagctTCTGGCCAGTGCCAATTCATCAAGGTTTCATCTTCACCAATGAAGCGATACTCAATTTAGTTGTCAAACATGGACTTTGAACACACATCAAAGATTTAACCGTAGCAGGCTTACAGTACACTACCataaaaaatcactaaatattaaaaagaaggCCAGATTGAATGTTTAGTCCTTAAATTTTAGCTTTGATTTAcatctttcaaattttaaaagttacaattctctcttttaaaaaaaattatcaatttcacCCTTACATCCATCCACTGTTAAAATAGTTACGTAAATGCCAGATGAAAATCTTGGGACTaaaggttttgttgttgttgttgttgttgttgttgtatgcCAGACGAAAATCTTGGGACTaaaggttttgttgttgttgttgtatgcCAGACGAAATGGTGACATGGCCTAGAATAAGCTTAACAGCAATGAAATCAATTTCACAACTGCGGAGGTGACAATGAAATGGTGACATGGCCTAGAATACTGTTAAATTTTCACAACAGCAGAGGTAAAATTTGTTAatggtggtaaaaaaaaaaaaaaagtgatctGAATGGAGACCCAAATGAGAACCAGCAAAAGCTTGCTAACTCAATTGTTGAGTCTAGAGCATTACTCCAATGAAATAAGAAGCACTCTCTCTAGGACAATCATAATATTATCGCCTTCACCTTTTTCCTCCTATTCCTATTGATCAAAAATGGGTTCTTTTAAAATCAATAAGTCAAGTGacaaaaaatttctcaattgtTTTTTTCACGAATATGAGTCCGTTTAGTTAGGCATTTTGAAAGCTTAAATGAgcgtttttacttttttaaactcaaaactcTGATTTGCAACCATAACTCCTAGTAGCTTTTATTACAAACGCTGATTTTAATCTCAAAACACCGTTTTCCAACGGCTTATACAAAAGGCACCCATTTTCTAAGTTGGAATTTTATTTATGATTGGTACGTAATAAAAATAGTGACAGCGCTGACTGGTGAGCATTGCAAAACTGTAACATTATAGATGGGAGAGACGGAAATGAaacatatattattaatttacaaCGAATAGAGAAGTGGATTGGGATAAGAGAAGTTACTTATACATAACGTCGAACATTTCGTGGACGAGTTTCTGCAAATTATCGTCGAACGAATCGATTCGCTTGTTCTTCGCCCTCAGAATAGGGTCTGGATATTCCACTATTTTCAATGGCGCTTCAAACCGAACATCCTCAGctaattcaaaataaacaacaacaaaaaacgaACATATTcagtattaattaattatgaaatcAGATTCAGAGCTCCACCAAGTTCaatatttagagagagagagagagtgtgtgtgtgcgctTACGAGAAGCTACGGCGACGTCGTCGTTTTTGGATGAGAAGCCGCGCTTGGCTTGCGCGTGGACCGgagttgttggtggtggtggtgatggccGGTTCGCGGAGGAGGAAAATAGCCGACCGGATTCGGATGAGCGGTTGAGAAGGTGAGACATGGCGGGAAGAGTGGAGGAGCGGCGATGGAGAATGGGGACGAGAGAAAATGAGTGGAGACAAGTCTTGCAAGCCATGCCCACAAAACTAGCAAGCAAGGCGTGTGAGACTGTAAGAGACGGGCacaatatatatgtaataaGTGAAAGAATATGtgtaaatcaaaaaaataaaaataaaaaaccatttaaatattgaaaatatttgatGACTAGCATAGTAAGGGCATTCATTATAGTAACTTAATAGACGTTTGAATTATTTTAGCAAATTAACAtttcgagttttagaaactcggcATTtatataaaactcgagttccagagATTCGTTCTGTATTTGATGAGTTGGAGAGTAAAaatgccacatagatctcgagtttTAAATACTCGAGTTCTTTAAATCAAAACcgagtctttaagacttgaTTTTCTTAGGAAAAAACGATTATaccacatagatctcgagtctataagactcgatattcaattaaaatttacttggatctcgagtcttatagactcgagtttTGCTgggcaaaattttaaaacacacAAATACACATCAATCACCCATAACACTCAGCTTCTCTAACACTCTCTCACCCTCTAACACTCTCTCACCCATAACACTTAGCCTCTAACACTCCTCAGTAACTCACTGCCTCACACCACATTGCCTCTGTCTGACACTGCTCCTCCCTCTCAACAAATTTGTATCTAAgtaagggttttttttatttgattgttattGTAGATGGGTATGATTTGTTgttgggtgtgggttaaagagtttgactatttatttggtagatagttaacataacttagttaaaataccaatattgtgaattatagaactttgttttgttagtgtaaattttttgagtatttgttTGCATGGtatttgttatcaaaatttattcATCATTTGTAGGCTCTTATctttatcatgatcttacaaggATTTTGACTTTATTCATCATTGTTTTGGGTACAAAATGGATAGTGAATGAATGGATTGTAAtggaatgggtatgtaattcaTGCCCtttgaatgggtatgtaatgaAATTAGTGACTTGCTCATGCCCTTTGAATGGGTATGAAATGGTTATGTAATGAAGTGGGTGACTTACTCATGCctttcaaatgaattttaatgaaatgggtatgtaattcATGCCCTTTGAATGTGtaataaaatgactttttttgtATCGGGTATGAAATGGATATGTCAATGTTATGGGTATGTAATTAGATAAAATGTTGTAAACTTTTACAAGgattttggcttctttttttttcctttttgtattgggtatgaaatgggtagtctTAGCATGACGGAAAAAagatttgggtatgaaatgtGTAACGAATGTGTAATGAAATTCATGCTCTTTGAATGAATTGGAATCCGTACTTTGTGTAGTTTGACtagataaaatgtttttaactAACATTGTAACTTGACTCTAACAAGTTCACAATGACTGTAATTGATATAATCCTGTACCACggtggtccgcttaagaatGCCAATGCGAACAAGATATTGTCATTTGAAGGGCCAAGTATAAAGTGCTATTATACCTAAATTGATTGTAGGTTGAAGACccttgatgaa
This genomic stretch from Castanea sativa cultivar Marrone di Chiusa Pesio chromosome 1, ASM4071231v1 harbors:
- the LOC142635331 gene encoding peptide deformylase 1B, chloroplastic/mitochondrial, with protein sequence MACKTCLHSFSLVPILHRRSSTLPAMSHLLNRSSESGRLFSSSANRPSPPPPTTPVHAQAKRGFSSKNDDVAVASPEDVRFEAPLKIVEYPDPILRAKNKRIDSFDDNLQKLVHEMFDVMYKTDGIGLSAPQVGINVQLMVFNPVGERGEGEEIVLVNPRVYKYSKKMVLFNEGCLSFPGIYADVVRPETVKIDARDIKGARFTVSLSDLPARVFQHEFDHLQGILFFDRMSDEVLDSIRTDLQALEKKYKEKTGLASPERIETRQRKKAAAGFGKS